AAGCATCGACGTGGAACTGCAGACGGAGACCTGTTACGTCGAAGCCGATCCCCACCATCTGGCACTGCTTGTCAAAAACCTGCTGGACAATGCGCTCAAATATACCCGAAGCGGCGGAAGAGTGGAGATACGCCTCGAGGCGTGCCGGTTGAGAGTCAGCGATTCCGGAAGCGGCATTCCCCATGACAAACTGCAGGATATCTTCCGGCGTTTTCACAGAGAAAACCGTGTGGAAGGGGGGTTCGGCATCGGGCTCAGTATCGTTGAAAGCATCTGCCGGATGTATGGCTACCATATCGACGTGGTTTCGGAAGTGGGGAGAGGAAGCACCTTCACCGTCCAATTCGCTCGGGTGTCATAAAATCCGGCTGAAAAATTACGGCGTCAATTCGACGCTTTTTTGTCGGGGAAGCTTTTGAATACCTTTGTAACCACCTGTTTGATAAAAGCTTCTCTCTCTTCGGGGGTTTTGAATCTTTTTAGCTTGTCGGTCATCTTGGCGTTCCAGAAAACTAGGTTGTCATGATGCGGATCGATGGCTTCGACGATGATTTTCCCTTCGCTCACTTCATAGGACTGGGTCGATTTGCCGACGACGTAACTGTATCCGTAATTTCCGTAATAGGGGCTGTAATAGGTCGGAGCGATACCGATGATTCGGTAATCGTTGGAGAGCTGCCGCTGGTTGGTAGCGCCCAGATGGTAGGTGATGTAAAAGTCGGCATGGGCTTTGTCAGTGACCTCGTATCCTTTTTTCTTCATCGTTTCGGCGATGAGACGATCGAAGATTTTCTGCGCGCTTGTGGTTCTGGGATCGTCGATGGTGGGGTGGATAACGGCTACGCTTTGGAGTTTGCTGAAATCGTAGGTTTCATCTTTTTTGCTCTCAAGCGTGTGGCTGGAGCAACCGGCGAACAGGACGAGTGTCACAACAAGGGCTGCGATAGTGCGTATCATCTATTTTTCTCCTTTGGATGGTTGGTTTTCGGGCGGAAAATGCTTCAAAACTTCGGCGACGATGTGTCGGATGTACTCTATCCGCTCCTGTGGCGTGTCGAAATCCTTGAGCCGGTCGGTCGCCATACCGCGCCAGAAAATTCTGTTGCCTTCGGGATCGACGGCATCGATGATGAATTTCCCTTCGGTCCAGGTATATTCACGCTCAACGGGTACCGTCATGCCGTATCCCCAGTATCCGGGATAGTAGGGGTAGAGTCCCACCATCTGGTAGTCGGTGACGACCTGCCTTTTCTCCGTGACGTCGAGATGGAAAAGAATGTAAAAATCGGCATTATCTTTGTCGCTGACGAAGAATCCTTTTTGCCGCATCACATCTTCGATAGCTTTCGCGAAGCGCTGCTGGGCAAGAGAGATCGTGTTGTCATCGGATTTGGGGTAGAAGATGGCGACCCGTTCGAGTTTCGAAAAGTCATAGTTGGGGTTGTAATCGCTCGTTACGCGCAGGCTTGAACATCCTGCCAGCCAGAAAAACAGGACGATCAGCAATGTGTATACCCTCATGGTCTCTTCCTTGTCGGAAAATCTTTCAGCAGCTGATCGACAACCGCGTTGAAGAAGGATTCACGGCTTTTGGGGGAGTTGAAATCGGGTATCTTTTTGGCGACTTTGGCGCTCCAGAAAACCTTTTTGTCATTCGGATCGTACATATGGATGCGTATCTCCACCTGATCGCTCGAGGGTGTGACGGTTGCCCCCACACTGCCTCCGCCATGATGCCAGCTGTAACTGCCGATGCCGAAACCGAAACTGAAATTCGATGGGACATCCTTGACGACATAGACGTCGTAGAGTGCCGTGAAATCTCCCTTGTCGGCATATCGGTATCCTTTTGTCCGCAGATTGCCGACAATGGCGCTGCGGATGCGCTGTGAGTTGAGCGGGTCGATGTTGGAGCCGGAACTCTCCGACACGCTGAAGGTGGAGAATTTTGAAGCCTCGAAAGAGGGGTCGTAATCGACCGACGGTCCTTTGCCCGAACAGCCCACGAACGCAAGCAAAAAAAATCCGATAGCAAATGATCGCGCTATTTTCCTCATCACTTTATCTTCTTCTCATCCAGATTTCAACCTCTTTGTCGCTGTAGCAGCGGTTGTACCCCTCTTCCCACCCCTCTTTATAGTCGGGGTCCTCTTTGAGGGCCGGGTCGATGATTTTGTAGTTGGCCAGATTGTTTTCCCAAAATTTTTCTCCGCTTTTGCATCCATCCGTGTACCCCTTGGCGAAAGCGGGGGGTTTGGATGCCAGATAGGATTGCAACGACGGACATCCTGTCAGCAACAGGGGGAGGGAAACGAGTGCGCCCAGCACTATGATCTTTTTCATGTATCAATTATAACGGATAATGAGAAAAAATGGCATGGGTTTGCGCAAAACTGCCTGTCGTCGGAAGCGGTGACCCGGCTTTTGTCCGCAACCGCGGCTGGGGAGGTTCGATCACCGAAGTCAAATACGGCGGTTCTCTCTACGCTCTATGCGATCAGTGCTTTGATCCCTTCGAGGCCGCCCATGGGAACACTGTAACCAAGGGACGGATTGATCTGCGGCTCCCTCGGATTGATGCGAATCAGTTTTGTATTCAGCTCCCTTGCGATGCGTTCACCTGTCAGTCGGACTGTCGGCACGGCGGTTCCTGCACCGATTTCGACGATGGCGAGCTTCAGTTTTTTGACGTAGAGTCTTTGCAGAAAATCCTCGAAGCGTTTTTGCTGTGCATCGGTGCGACTGCTATCCCATGTCCAGTCGCCGAACATCAGGATATTGGGTCGGGCGGTGGCGCCGCATCGGGGACAGTGCGGCCACTCCGTCGCTTTGAAACTTTCCATATCGATCGGAATATTCACGCCCTTGGCACTCCAGATACCGGCATGGCATTGGGTGCACTGCAGATGGTGGATGCTGCCATGGCACTCTACTATCCTCTCTTCGTCGTATCCCGCCTTCTGAAACTGGCCGTCGACGTTGGAGGTAAAGACGAAATACTCCTCTTTTTTCTTTGCGGCATCGAGCAGTACAGCAAATCCCGGGTGCGGAACCGTCTCGCGGTAAAGATGGAGCCTGTGCCCGTAAAAGGCCCAGGCCAGCGCCGGGTTGGCGTCGAACCAATGGGGATTGGCCAGTTCGACGAAACTGAGCCCCAGTTTTCTGGCGACAGGATAGGCGCGCCAGAACCCCTCGTTGCCCCGAAAATCGGGCAGGCCCGAATCGACACCCATGCCAGCACCGGCGGTGATGAGCAGGGCATCGCTGTGCCGCAGCAGTTTTTTTGCCTCTTCGATGGCGTGTTGTTTCTCTTTCATACCCCCATTCTAAAGTGTAAACCTTAAAGTTTTCTTGACTTTTTGAACAAAACGCGCTACAATGATTCAAGATTGAGTGAGGTTTCATAAAGAAACTTCAGGAGGAGCGTATAAAATGCAATATTACCGAAGGGAAGCAGGAAAGAGTCGTATCGTCTGTCTGCTTTGTAGGCACTACTGCAAGATGAAAGAGGGGCAGGTGGGTATCTGCGGTGTCAACAAGAACGAAAACGGCGTGTTGAAAAACCTGGTGTACGGGCATCCGAGCGCTTTGAACGTGGACCCGATCGAAAAGAAGCCCATCTACCACATGCTGCCGGGCACGACCGCGCTCAGTTTCGGCACGGTGGGGTGCAACTTCAAGTGCCCTTTCTGCCAAAACTGGCAGATTTCCCAGACGGCGAACATCAACGAAGAGGTCTATGTGAGTCCCGAGAAGATGGTCGAACCGGCGCTGGAGTATGGGGCGGAATCGATCGCCTACACCTATAACGAACCTACCATCTTCTACCCCTACGCGAAAGATGTCGGCACAATCGCCAAAGAGAAGGGATTGAAAAATATTTTCGTCTCCAACGGATTCGAGACTCCCGAGATCATCGACGATATGAAAGGGTGGCTCGATGCCGCCAACATCGACCTCAAATCGTGGGACGAAGGATATTACAAAAAGGTGCTCAAAGGAGGACTCGAAGCGGTAAAAGATACGCTGCGGCGCATGGTCGATGTCGGCATCTGGGTGGAAGTGACCACACTTTTGATCGAAGGTGAGAACGACAGTGACAAAGATCTGACCGAAATGGCGGAGTTCATCGCGCATGACCTTGGGCGTCATGTACCTTGGCATCTGAGCGCGTTTCATCCCGACTACAAGATGACCGATCATCAATGGACCGGTGTTGAGACCCTGATGCGGGCCAAACAGATCGCCGAGAAAGCCGGGCTTTGGTATGTTTACCTTGGCAATGTTCCGGTGCATGGCGACACCTACTGCCCCGACTGCGGTGAATTGCTGATCGACAGGACGGGGTATAATGTAACGGTAAACAAACTGATGGAAGGGAAGTGCCCCAAATGCGGAAGGACGATCGAAGGGATCTGGAAATAGCGAAAACAAAAAAGAGGAAGGAGTTTTACAATGACCATACGTAAAGCGGCGGTCGCCGGGCAGTTCTATCCCGGATCGGCCGAAGAGATCAAGGCGATGTTGTCCCATTTCAACAAAGTGCTGGAAGAGCACGTACAGCGCCCTGAGCTGCTGCAGACGAAAACCCGTGCGGTGATCGTGCCCCATGCCGGATATATCTACAGCGGATTCACCGCCAACGTCGCGCACCGGCTGCTGGGTAACAGCGGTGTGAAGCGGGTAGCCGTCATCGGTCCGAGTCATCGGGTCTATCTGGCCGGGACCAGTGTGAGCGACTACGACCTGTACGAGACGCCGCTGGGTGACATTCCTGTCGATCGGGTACTGGCGCAGGAACTGATGGGCAAATTCGCCCTGGGGTTCGTTCCCGAGGCACATCACGAGCACAGTACCGAAGTGCAGATGCCTTTTATCAAGACCTATCTGCCCGAGGCACGGGTGGTGGAGCTGGTCTATGGGGATGAAAGCCCCGGAAATCTCGCCCCTGTGATCGAGTGGCTGCTGAAAGATCCCGATACCGGTGTGGTCATCAGTACCGATCTGAGTCACTATTACGACATCGAAAAGGCGAAAGCGCTTGATAGCATCTGTCTTGATGCGGTGAGCAAACTCGATCCGCGCGAACTGCAAAGAGGGTGCGAAGCGTGCGGCAAGATCGGTGTCGAAGCGATGCTGATCGCCGCCAAAAACCTTGGCCTTGAACCCGTGTTGCTCGACTATCGCACCAGTGCGGACGCCAGCGGCGACACGTCACAGGTGGTCGGATACATGAGTGCGGCATTTGTATGATAGAATGGAAGCAAAAAAGGGATGGCAATGTATAAATGGGCAATGATGGCACTGGTTCTTTTTTCGCTCAATCTCCAGGCGGACCGGATACGAAGTACGACGATCGCCTGTTCCGACACCAAGACGCTTCAAAAGGTACTGAGCGAGGTGGGTGAATACAAAAAGCGGAATCTGCAGCTGATGCAGATGGGCTGCAAAGTACTCAGTCCGGACGATAAAATCCATATACTCGAACCCGACTCCAACTGTTGTGGCATCTTCTACAGGATACAGGTCGAAAAGAGCAACGACATCATGTATGTGCGAAAACTCGACGTCATCGTGGAGCAGGCAGGCACCGGTAATATCCTAAAATTTTGATACGATCACTCCTGAAGCTGATAAAAGACGGTGCGGTTTTTATAGATTTTTCTGTATCCCTGCGGTTGGAAAGTGATATCGGCGTGACCGACGAAAAGGAGTCCTTCCGGTTTTAGAAGCTTTCTAAGAATTTCAAGAGCCTTTCTCTTCTCTTCGTCGGTAAAATATATCATCATATTTCTGGAAAATATTGCATCGAATTTACCAAAGTCGAAGATCGATGCATCGAAGATGTTTTGTCGTTTGAAAAACGTATGGTCTTTGAATCGGGGCTCTATGATGTATCGCGTTCCTTTTTGTTCGAAAAAATTTTCAAGAAGGTTTTTTGGAACGGAGGAGATCGAACGGGAAGAGTAATTCCCCAAAACGGCAGCTTCCAGAGCATTGGTGTTGATGTCGATACCGGTTATTTTCAAATGTTTTGGTATCTCGCCTCTTTCTCTTGTCGCAAGTAGAAGGGAGTAAACCTCTTCGCCACTTGAACAGGGTGCACACAAGATAGAACCTATCTTTCCCGTGTGGATCAAAGCGGCGGCATGGTCGATTTGATCTTTTTCTCTGAAAAAGTAGGTTTCGCAGACAGTCAGGAGATTGATCAACTCGGTTTCCAACCGGTTGTCGGATTGTATGCCCCGTGCCAATTCGTCGTAGGTAAAGAGGTCATGGGACAATGCAAAGCGCTCGATTTTCCTGTAAGTGACACTTTTTTGTTTCGTATAATCGAGACCATATCGCGTTTTTATATGTTCCAACAGGGAATCGGCTTCCTCCTGTTTGAACATGGGGGTCCTCTTTTCAGCCCTAGATTCGTTTTTCTCTTTTTGTAGGTCTCTTTTTCTGAGCCATCCTATCATGAAAGAAGCTCCGTGATATGTCGTGTTATGGTGTCTATGGGCATGATATGATCGGCGGCACCGAGTTCTACAGCGGCTTTTGGCATGCCATAGACGACAGATGTCTCTTTGTCCTGGGCGATGGTCGTATGCCCCGCCTCTTTGAGTCGTTTCATTCCTCTGGCACCGTCCGCTCCGATACCACTGAGTAAAATGGCTGTGGTACGGTACGAATCGATCCTGGAAGCCGACTCGAAAAGGATATCGATCGTCGGGTTGTAAAAACCGATGTGATTCTCTGCCCTCTTTATCCATAAAACGCCGGACCTCTCTATGAGAATGGAAGTCCTTCCCAAAAGATAGATGGTGCCTTGTTCAAGAGGGAGGTCTTCGTTCGCAAATACCACTTTTTGTCCGCATAGGCGCTCAAGCCTTTTCGCGAAGGAGTGCAGGGGAAGCGGGTCCATATGCTGGGCGATGATCATGGCGTTGTCCGAAATCGGCGGCTTCGAATCCAGAATGGTTTCAATAAGGCCTGGACCTCCCGTCGAAGCGCCTACGAGAACAAGATGTCGCATGGAGTCGCTGTATCGGTTATCATGACTTGAACAGTTCCAGTCGGTGTCGGAGCTCTTCCGTCAGTTTGCTCAGATGTTCCGCCGCTCCGGCGATCTCTTCGACGCTTCTGGCGTTTTCTGTCGAAATCCCGGTGATGTTCCGCATATTTTCGATCACATCCTGCATCTCCGCGGCAATGGCATTGGAGCTTCGTGCAGATTTCGCACTGACATTGGCAGCTTCCTGAAGAACAGCGTTGACCTCTTCAAGTTCCATTTCGGCACTGGATGCCTGATTGACGGCCGCTTCGAAATCTTTGGCATTGTCCTGCATTTGACCGCTAATATCGCTGATGCTTTGAATGACCAGGTTGATTGTGGCGGTGATTTCCGAAAGGCTCTTTTGCGTCCGCTCCGCCAACTTTCGGACTTCGTCAGCGACAACGGCGAATCCCCGTCCATGTTCGCCCGCCCGTGCCGCTTCGATGGCGGCGTTGAGTGCCAGAAGATTCGTTTGGTCCGCAATATCGTTGATGATATCGAGTACCTCTTTTACGCCATTTGCTTCTTCTTGGAGATGAAGGATGCTCTCCGCCAGGTCCGCTTCTTTGGATCCTGTCAAATTGATGATTTCAAGAAGATTGGAGAGTCCAGAAGAGGCTGTTTTAAGGGTCTGGACCGCTTTCCTTACATTTTGTTCACTCTCATTGACGATA
This genomic interval from Hydrogenimonas urashimensis contains the following:
- a CDS encoding DUF4136 domain-containing protein; translation: MIRTIAALVVTLVLFAGCSSHTLESKKDETYDFSKLQSVAVIHPTIDDPRTTSAQKIFDRLIAETMKKKGYEVTDKAHADFYITYHLGATNQRQLSNDYRIIGIAPTYYSPYYGNYGYSYVVGKSTQSYEVSEGKIIVEAIDPHHDNLVFWNAKMTDKLKRFKTPEEREAFIKQVVTKVFKSFPDKKASN
- a CDS encoding DUF4136 domain-containing protein; this encodes MRVYTLLIVLFFWLAGCSSLRVTSDYNPNYDFSKLERVAIFYPKSDDNTISLAQQRFAKAIEDVMRQKGFFVSDKDNADFYILFHLDVTEKRQVVTDYQMVGLYPYYPGYWGYGMTVPVEREYTWTEGKFIIDAVDPEGNRIFWRGMATDRLKDFDTPQERIEYIRHIVAEVLKHFPPENQPSKGEK
- a CDS encoding DUF4136 domain-containing protein yields the protein MLAFVGCSGKGPSVDYDPSFEASKFSTFSVSESSGSNIDPLNSQRIRSAIVGNLRTKGYRYADKGDFTALYDVYVVKDVPSNFSFGFGIGSYSWHHGGGSVGATVTPSSDQVEIRIHMYDPNDKKVFWSAKVAKKIPDFNSPKSRESFFNAVVDQLLKDFPTRKRP
- a CDS encoding SIR2 family NAD-dependent protein deacylase; the protein is MKEKQHAIEEAKKLLRHSDALLITAGAGMGVDSGLPDFRGNEGFWRAYPVARKLGLSFVELANPHWFDANPALAWAFYGHRLHLYRETVPHPGFAVLLDAAKKKEEYFVFTSNVDGQFQKAGYDEERIVECHGSIHHLQCTQCHAGIWSAKGVNIPIDMESFKATEWPHCPRCGATARPNILMFGDWTWDSSRTDAQQKRFEDFLQRLYVKKLKLAIVEIGAGTAVPTVRLTGERIARELNTKLIRINPREPQINPSLGYSVPMGGLEGIKALIA
- the amrS gene encoding AmmeMemoRadiSam system radical SAM enzyme; this encodes MQYYRREAGKSRIVCLLCRHYCKMKEGQVGICGVNKNENGVLKNLVYGHPSALNVDPIEKKPIYHMLPGTTALSFGTVGCNFKCPFCQNWQISQTANINEEVYVSPEKMVEPALEYGAESIAYTYNEPTIFYPYAKDVGTIAKEKGLKNIFVSNGFETPEIIDDMKGWLDAANIDLKSWDEGYYKKVLKGGLEAVKDTLRRMVDVGIWVEVTTLLIEGENDSDKDLTEMAEFIAHDLGRHVPWHLSAFHPDYKMTDHQWTGVETLMRAKQIAEKAGLWYVYLGNVPVHGDTYCPDCGELLIDRTGYNVTVNKLMEGKCPKCGRTIEGIWK
- the amrB gene encoding AmmeMemoRadiSam system protein B is translated as MTIRKAAVAGQFYPGSAEEIKAMLSHFNKVLEEHVQRPELLQTKTRAVIVPHAGYIYSGFTANVAHRLLGNSGVKRVAVIGPSHRVYLAGTSVSDYDLYETPLGDIPVDRVLAQELMGKFALGFVPEAHHEHSTEVQMPFIKTYLPEARVVELVYGDESPGNLAPVIEWLLKDPDTGVVISTDLSHYYDIEKAKALDSICLDAVSKLDPRELQRGCEACGKIGVEAMLIAAKNLGLEPVLLDYRTSADASGDTSQVVGYMSAAFV
- a CDS encoding CheR family methyltransferase, giving the protein MFKQEEADSLLEHIKTRYGLDYTKQKSVTYRKIERFALSHDLFTYDELARGIQSDNRLETELINLLTVCETYFFREKDQIDHAAALIHTGKIGSILCAPCSSGEEVYSLLLATRERGEIPKHLKITGIDINTNALEAAVLGNYSSRSISSVPKNLLENFFEQKGTRYIIEPRFKDHTFFKRQNIFDASIFDFGKFDAIFSRNMMIYFTDEEKRKALEILRKLLKPEGLLFVGHADITFQPQGYRKIYKNRTVFYQLQE
- a CDS encoding CheB methylesterase domain-containing protein yields the protein MRHLVLVGASTGGPGLIETILDSKPPISDNAMIIAQHMDPLPLHSFAKRLERLCGQKVVFANEDLPLEQGTIYLLGRTSILIERSGVLWIKRAENHIGFYNPTIDILFESASRIDSYRTTAILLSGIGADGARGMKRLKEAGHTTIAQDKETSVVYGMPKAAVELGAADHIMPIDTITRHITELLS